The following coding sequences lie in one Apium graveolens cultivar Ventura chromosome 3, ASM990537v1, whole genome shotgun sequence genomic window:
- the LOC141712889 gene encoding adenylate kinase, chloroplastic isoform X1, translated as MAIFMASTSTSSLNFNSLFSSSNSSFKHQTLTPLIHFTHNPSSKKHLALKVNCSVKKFDPMKIMISGAPASGKGTQCELITKKYGLVHIAAGDLLRAEIDEGTENGKRAKEYMEKGELVPNEIVVMMVKDRLSQPDSVEKGWLLDGFPRSSSQATALQEYGFKPDLFILLEVPQEILVDRVVGRRLDPVSGKIYHLKYSPPESEEIAARLTQRFDDTEEKVKLRLETHNQNVESVLSLYEDITVKIDGSADKDDVFVQIDKALLKVVAS; from the exons ATGGCTATTTTCATGGCTTCTACTTCCACTTCTTCTCTTAATTTCAATTCTTTATTCTCTTCCTCTAATTCATCTTTTAAACATCAAACCCTAACCCCCCTTATTCATTTTACTCATAACCCGTCTTCCAAAAAACATCTG GCACTAAAGGTCAATTGTTCAGTGAAAAAGTTTGATCCAATGAAGATTATGATATCTGGTGCTCCTGCTTCTGGTAAAGGAACTCAGTGTGAGCTCATTACTAAGAAA TATGGTTTGGTGCATATTGCAGCTGGTGATTTGCTCAGGGCAGAGATTGATGAAGGGACTGAAAATGGGAAGCGAGCTAAAGAGTATATGGAGAAAGGGGAATTGGTACCCAATGAAATAGTTGTCATG ATGGTGAAAGATCGGTTGTCGCAGCCTGATTCTGTAGAAAAGGGTTGGCTTTTGGATGGATTTCCCAGAAGCTCATCTCAAGCAACTGCTCTTCAGGAATATGGTTTTAAGCCAGACCTTTTCATTCTTCTCGAA GTTCCGCAAGAGATTCTTGTTGACAGAGTTGTAGGCCGTAGGCTAGACCCAGTTTCTGGGAAGATATATCACTTGAAGTATTCTCCCCCTGAAAGTGAAGAAATTGCTGCAAGGCTTACCCAGAGGTTTGACGACACGGAAGAAAAG GTAAAGCTTCGATTGGAGACTCATAATCAGAATGTGGAATCAGTGCTTTCACTGTATGAAGATATAACGGTTAAG ATCGATGGTAGTGCTGATAAAGATGATGTGTTTGTTCAAATTGATAAAGCATTGTTGAAAGTGGTGGCTTCATGA
- the LOC141712889 gene encoding adenylate kinase, chloroplastic isoform X2: protein MAIFMASTSTSSLNFNSLFSSSNSSFKHQTLTPLIHFTHNPSSKKHLALKVNCSVKKFDPMKIMISGAPASGKGTQCELITKKYGLVHIAAGDLLRAEIDEGTENGKRAKEYMEKGELVPNEIVVMMVKDRLSQPDSVEKGWLLDGFPRSSSQATALQEYGFKPDLFILLEVPQEILVDRVVGRRLDPVSGKIYHLKYSPPESEEIAARLTQRFDDTEEKVKLRLETHNQNVESVLSLYEDITVKAISVNSLSLYVCVCGIKSDLKIDK, encoded by the exons ATGGCTATTTTCATGGCTTCTACTTCCACTTCTTCTCTTAATTTCAATTCTTTATTCTCTTCCTCTAATTCATCTTTTAAACATCAAACCCTAACCCCCCTTATTCATTTTACTCATAACCCGTCTTCCAAAAAACATCTG GCACTAAAGGTCAATTGTTCAGTGAAAAAGTTTGATCCAATGAAGATTATGATATCTGGTGCTCCTGCTTCTGGTAAAGGAACTCAGTGTGAGCTCATTACTAAGAAA TATGGTTTGGTGCATATTGCAGCTGGTGATTTGCTCAGGGCAGAGATTGATGAAGGGACTGAAAATGGGAAGCGAGCTAAAGAGTATATGGAGAAAGGGGAATTGGTACCCAATGAAATAGTTGTCATG ATGGTGAAAGATCGGTTGTCGCAGCCTGATTCTGTAGAAAAGGGTTGGCTTTTGGATGGATTTCCCAGAAGCTCATCTCAAGCAACTGCTCTTCAGGAATATGGTTTTAAGCCAGACCTTTTCATTCTTCTCGAA GTTCCGCAAGAGATTCTTGTTGACAGAGTTGTAGGCCGTAGGCTAGACCCAGTTTCTGGGAAGATATATCACTTGAAGTATTCTCCCCCTGAAAGTGAAGAAATTGCTGCAAGGCTTACCCAGAGGTTTGACGACACGGAAGAAAAG GTAAAGCTTCGATTGGAGACTCATAATCAGAATGTGGAATCAGTGCTTTCACTGTATGAAGATATAACGGTTAAG GCAATTTCTGtgaactctctctctctctatgtgtgtgtgtgtggtaTAAAGTCTGATCTGAAGATTGATAAATAG